GGAGAGCGAGATCCTGGGAAAGTGCGTGATGGGCACGCTCGTCCCCGAGATCGAGTCGACGGGGCGGGATCTGAGGGGGATGATCGCGGAGATACTCAAAGCGCCTGAGGACTACAGGACGAATGTGAATGAGAACATGAAAAAGAGCGGAGAGCGCGTCTGGATCGCATGGACGAACAGGCCCATCGTCTCTGAGAGCGGGGAGATGGAGATCCTGTGTGTCGGGAATGATATAACAGAGCTCAGGCGCGCGAAGGAGCGTCTCGAATCGATGAACCAGAGGCTTCTCGAGATCATAGAGTTCCTCCCAGATGCGACACTTGTAATAGACGCTGATGGCAGGGTTGTGGCCTGGAACAGGGCGATGGAGGAGATGACAGGAATACAGAAGAGCGAGATTCTCGGGAGGGGAAATTTTGCATATGCCCTGCCCTTCCACGGATGCCGGAGGCCTATGCTCATAGATCTTGTCATGAGATACGATGAGCACATCGCATCCCTCTACGAGCATCTTGAGAGGAGGGGTGATACGCTCTACGCCCATGTCCACGTGCCATCGCTCTACGGTGGCCGCGGTGCATACCTGTGGGTCAAGGCCTCCCCGCTCAGGGACAGCGATGGCAGGATTGTGGGTGCGATCGAGTCGATGAGGGACATCACTGAGCATAGGGTAGCTGAGATGGAACTGATGAGGAGGGATCATCTTCTTGCCGGCTCAGCTCTTGCGATAAACAGCCTTCTCTCGGGAGAGGACTATGAGTCATCTATAAACGAGGCTCTGCAGATCCTGGGGCTCATCTCAGAGGTGGATCGCGTCTACGTCTTCGAGAACCATGAGGGGGATGAGCCAGAGCTATGCATGCGGTTCGAGTGGTGCAGGGATGGTATCAGGAGCAGAATAGACAATCCGATCTTCGGGGGTCTCTCTTACAGCAGGTTCTTCCCGGGATGGTACGAGATCCTCAGCTCTGGCAAGGTCATAAAGGGCCTTGTGCGCGATCTTCCGCCTTCAGTGAGAGAGATCCTCGAGCCGTATGGAGTCCTGTCCATCCTTATCGTTCCTATCACTGTCGGTGGGAGGTTCTGGGGATTCGTCGGATTCGATGATACAACCTGTGAGAGAGTGTGGACCGATGCCGAGGTCTCGATACTGGTAGCCTCTGCGAGCACCATAGGAGAGGCGGTGGCGAAAAATGATGCCATAGAGCGGATGAGGCTCCTCGAGTCCGCGGTGGTCAACAGCAACGATGCGATCGTAATAGCCGCTCCCGATCCATCTGACGGGATGCCCAAGATCGTTTACGTGAACGATGCGTTCACCAGGATGACGGGATATGCAAGAGAGGAGGTGCTGGGGAGGTATCCGGATTTCCTTGAGGGGCCGGAGACTGAAAGATCGAAGACCCTGGAGATCCTGGAGGCGGTCAGGAAGGAGCAGTCTGTGAACCAGGAGCTCGTCAACTACAGGAAGGATGGCTCCAAGTTCTGGGTCGAGCTGAACATATTCCCTGTGAGGGATCAGAGGGGCGAGGTCACACACTGGGTATCGATACAGAGGGACACGACCGAGAGGAGGCTCGCCGAGGAGCGCCTCCGCTGGAGTGAGCTCCTGATGAGATCGATGACAGAGAGCATACCATTTGGATTCTATGTGCTCGACAGGGCTACGGGGAGGAGCCTTTACCTCAACCACAGGTTCTGCGAGCTTCTGGGCGTTGAGGATCTCGAGGAGGATTTAAGATCTGGAAGGCTGGATGGCAGCGATCTCTTCTCGTGGATAGGCTCAATGCATTCAGAGGCGGGGGATGCTCTCAGAGAGATATACAATCGTGATGACGATGTTGAGATCGAGATCAGAACAGCAGATGGCAGGATGATAAAGGTTTTCGCGACAGATATCAGGGAGAGATACGGCAGGTACTTCGGCAGGCTGGGCATCTTCGAGGACGTGACCCAGGACATAAAGGCTGCTGAGGAGCTCAGAAGAGCTAAGGAGGCTGCTGAGGAGGCGGCGAGATCGAAGGCGGAGTTCCTCGCGAACATGAGCCATGAGATCAGGACACCTCTGAATGCGATCATAGGCATGTCAGGGCTACTCCTGAGAACTAGCGTCACCCCGGAGCAGAGGTCTTATGTCAGCGCGATAGAGAGCAGTGGAAATGCGCTGCTCGAGATGCTCGCTGACATACTGGATCTCTCGAAGATCGAGGAGGGGAAGCTCGAGCTCGACTCAAGCCCGTTCAGCATCATGGAGTGCGTCGAGACATGCGTGGACATCCTCTCTGTAAAAGCAAGCGAGAAGCAGATCGAGCTGGTCTATCTCATAGACGAGGATGTGCCTGAGCTTGTCCTGGGTGATGTCACAAGGGTCAGACAGGTGCTGGTCAACCTTCTGGAGAATGCGATCAAGTTCACCGAGAGAGGAGAGGTCTTCCTGAGGGTGAGCTGCCAGCATATGGATGAGGATCTGTCAGAGCTCCATTTCGCCGTGAGGGATACCGGCATAGGGATTCCTGCGGAGAAGATGGACAGGCTCTTCCAGACATTCAGCCAGGTTGACTCCTCGATTACAAGGAGATACGGCGGTACAGGTCTCGGTCTGGCCATCAGCAAGCATCTTGTTGAGCTGATGGGCGGCAGGATCTGGGCTGAGAGCGTCCCTGGAAAGGGCTCGACCTTCCACTTCACGATAAAGGCAAGGGTCTCAGAGCAACCGCAGGATAGAGGCGATCTGCTGGAGGGATGTCGCGCCCTGCTGATCTACAGAAACGATACTGCGAGGTATGTGCTCAAAACAGTGCTCCTCGCTCACAAGATCGATGTCGTGGATGCGCCCCGTCTCGATGAGTCCATCCTGAAGGAAAAATTCGATTTTGTGCTTGTGGAATCTTCTGACATCAATGATATCGCGAAGATAAAATCTGCTCTGCCAGGCGCACGCATTCTCGCAATCACAGATCTGCTGAAGCCCACAGTCTCGCCAGATACTCCGGCGATCCCGAAGCCTGTGAAGCACTCGCAGCTGATCTCAGCGATGATAAGCACCATCATGGGGGAATCAAAGGAGACGCTTGCACCAGAGGAGTTTGGGAGGAGCGATCTCAGAATCCTTGTCGCTGAGGATAATCCTGTGAACCTGAGGGTGGTGCTCATGATGCTCTCACATCTAGGCTACAGTGCAGACACCGCGCACAACGGGCTTGAGGTTCTCAGGGCCCTCGAGCATCGCGATTACGATCTCGTGCTCATGGACATACAGATGCCTGATATGGATGGCCTGGAGGCGGCCCGCAGGATAAGGGAGATGAAGGGGTATGAGAGGCCGCGTATCGTGGCGATAACTGCCTATGCGCTCGAAGGAGATCGGGAGAGGTGCATCGCAGCGGGAATGAATGATTACATAAGCAAGCCTGTGACGCTGGAGAAGCTGAGGGCTGCGATAGAGAGGGAGGAGGATGTTCTGGATCCCGCGACCCTCTCCGGGCTAAGGGAGCTCCAGGAGCCAGGCGAGCCGGATGTGGTCGCGGAGCTGGGGGCGATATTTCTGAGCAACGCCCCGTCGAGAATCGCATCGATGCACGAGGCTCTTGAGGGAAGTGATCCGGAGGCGCTCCGCAGGGCAGCCCACAGCATGAAGTCGGCCAGCGCAAGCATAGGGGCTCTCCACCTCTCCAGGATCTGCGCGGAGATCGAGGCGCTCGGGCGAGAGGCGAAGCTCGATGAGGTTAAGGGGATGATGAGAGCGCTGGATGCGGAGTTCGAGAGGGTCAGAAGGGAACTGGAGAGGATTGCGGGGTGAGATCTCCTGCCAGCAGAGTTCGGAGTCGCATGTTTTCATATCCTGTGAAGTGAAGGCTCATGGTGCTCTCCTGTCCGCCAGACATCCGTCTGTATGCCTTCTGAGGAGTCTGATGGGATTTTGTCCCATTTGCACCCGAAGTTGCACAACTTGGAGAGATAAGTGACAAATACAACGATCTCGTGAATTCTGGTGGATGACTAAGTATCTGATCATTCTGGGCACAACATCCCACTCTGGAAAGAGCATACTGGTCACAGCCCTCTGCAGGATACTCAAAAACCGCGGGCTTCGCGTCGCTCCGTTCAAGTCGCAGAACATGAGCCTGAACTCGTGGGTGACCTCCTCCGGCGGGGAGATGGGTATTGCCCAGGCGGTGCAGGCATGGGCAGCCGGCCTGGAGCCTTCTGTGCTCATGAACCCCATACTGCTCAAGCCGAAGGGTGACCGCACATCTCAGGTCATAATAATGGGAAGACCGGTGGCAGATAAGTCGGCAGCTGAGTACTATAAGGATATAGAGAGCCTGAAGGGAATCGTCGATTCTGCGATCGAGGAGCTGAGCAGAGATTATGATTACATAATCGTTGAGGGTGCAGGCGGCGCGGCTGAGATAAACCTCTTCGACAGGGATATCGCGAACATATACGTCGCATCCAGGCTCAGAGCCCCCATAATACTCGTGGGGGACATCGAGAGGGGCGGGGTCTTCGCGAGCCTTTATGGAACTGTGAAGCTCCTCCCGCCTGAGATAAGAGATCTCGTGAAGGGATTGGTCATAAACAAGTTCCGCGGGGATCCCACGATACTCCAGCCGGGTATAAAAATGCTCGAGGATATGACCGGCATACCTGTGCTTGGGATTCTCCCCTACTTGGATGTAGAGATACCCTCTGAGGATTCTGTCTCGCTCTCGGACAAGAGGCTCTCGCAAAAGGAGGATGTGCCGGAGATCGCGATCATAAGGCTACCCAGGATATCGAACTTCACAGACTTCGAGCCGCTGGAGCGACACGCCAGGGTCAGATACGTCGATCTCCGGGACGATCTCGGAAGTCCGGATGCTGTTATAATCCCGGGCACGAAGAACACAGTATCGGATCTGGCCGAGATGAGGAGGCACGGTATGGATCGCAGGATCCTCGCCCTGAGAAACGTTCCGATAATCGGCATCTGTGGCGGGTATCAGATTCTGGGGAGGGAGATAATCGACTGCGGGATAGAGGATATCTGCGGATCTGTTCCGGGGCTGGGGCTCATCGATGCTGTGACGCGCTTCGACGCATACGAGAAGAGAACCGTGCAGGTGATAAAGGAGGTCACGGGTGACGGCCCAATACTGGGAAGGATAAAGGGTGAGCGCGTGAGGGGATACGAGATACACATGGGGATCACAGAGTCCAGGGAGGTGAGCGCCTTCGGGGATGACGGTGCTGTCACCAGGGACGGAATGGTGATAGGCACATACCTCCACGGGCTCTTCGAGAACGAGAACTTCAGGAACGCCTTCCTCGATTACCTCTACGAGCGGAGGGGGCTCAGGCGCCAGGAGATCTCGAGCGAAGACGGCTTCGACGTCCTCGCAGAGTCAGTGGAGAGGCATCTCGACATGAAGAGAATACTGGATATGCTGGAGCTTGACGCCTCGACCATTAAATGAGGGCCAGATGGAGATGCAGCACAGATGCATCACGCAATGGTGAAACATGTTCAGGAAGCTGTCATCCGTCGGTTACGCGCTTGAGATGCTCCTCGATCTGTGCACCCCTGTGGATGAGAGAGAGAGGATCCCGATCGAGGACGCGTGCGGGAGGGTTCTCGCATCCGATGCTCTGTCGCCTGAGGACCTGCCGTCGTTCAACAGGGCCGCCATGGATGGATATGCTGTCAGGTCTCATGAGACTAGAGGGGCATCCCAGAGCTCACCAGTCCGGATAACAGAGTACGCCAGGGTGAGAACAGGCGCCGCTCTCCCTGAGGGGTTCGATGCGGTTTCGATGCTTGAGGACTCGTTTTTGCGCGGTAACGTCCTTGAGGTCACAGCCGAGCTCACCCCCTACAGGAACGTCTCCAGGATCGGAGAGGATGTGAGAGCCGGGGATGTGGTTCTCGGCCGAGAGCACATGCTTCGACCACCAGACATTGCGCTCCTCGGGGCGGTCGGCATCGATGAGGTTGAGGTCTTCACCAGACCGCGTGTCGCTGTTATACCAACAGGAGACGAGCTCGTCCCCAGGAGCTGCGTGCCCGCGCCGGGCGAGGCTAGGGAGATCAACAGCCTGATGATATGCAGCTACGTGAAGCTCTGGGGCGGTGAGCCGCAGCTCTCCGGAGTAATACCTGATGACAGGGATGCGATAAAGGAGGCAATAAAGAGCTGTCTGGATGCGGATCTGATACTGATCTCAGGTGGAACCTCTGTCGGCGAAAGAGACTATGCTCCGGGCGTGCTGGAGGAGCTGGGTGAGCTGATGGTTCACGGGATCAGGCTGAGCCCTGGCAGGCC
This DNA window, taken from Methanothrix sp., encodes the following:
- a CDS encoding PAS domain S-box protein — translated: MDADQPAVYVFDEKGRVRYLSRTAEMLSGRITGCRSIYEVLGVSCSDALASAVASGAPSRIRARLGCSDSEIPLSVIPLRDADGSRGLMLISDPTGSFGDDREKLWYRTALDRCSDAVFFVEAESRRILDANAAFQELLGYPPEEIQSLTLYDIMEQDREEIDEIIRHAMCREIECVQAYRSVDGSSIQIRGRFSPIEGDGTLCVILSPDENHDDYIQKRDVLLAGVAMAANQLLTVDGFDKSLTSALEFLGSAADVDRVYVYQNSESGEEAVLRFRWERGSAHASLGDRIRYDELPRWRERFLNDRPVHGIVDEMPPQERDLLKCRGARSVLIFPITIADRLWGFIGFEDCERERSWSWNEISVLMLGVASIGGAIARSEAEESLRRSEERYRELVESANSIILRLDRRGNVRFINGFAQRFFGYSESEILGKCVMGTLVPEIESTGRDLRGMIAEILKAPEDYRTNVNENMKKSGERVWIAWTNRPIVSESGEMEILCVGNDITELRRAKERLESMNQRLLEIIEFLPDATLVIDADGRVVAWNRAMEEMTGIQKSEILGRGNFAYALPFHGCRRPMLIDLVMRYDEHIASLYEHLERRGDTLYAHVHVPSLYGGRGAYLWVKASPLRDSDGRIVGAIESMRDITEHRVAEMELMRRDHLLAGSALAINSLLSGEDYESSINEALQILGLISEVDRVYVFENHEGDEPELCMRFEWCRDGIRSRIDNPIFGGLSYSRFFPGWYEILSSGKVIKGLVRDLPPSVREILEPYGVLSILIVPITVGGRFWGFVGFDDTTCERVWTDAEVSILVASASTIGEAVAKNDAIERMRLLESAVVNSNDAIVIAAPDPSDGMPKIVYVNDAFTRMTGYAREEVLGRYPDFLEGPETERSKTLEILEAVRKEQSVNQELVNYRKDGSKFWVELNIFPVRDQRGEVTHWVSIQRDTTERRLAEERLRWSELLMRSMTESIPFGFYVLDRATGRSLYLNHRFCELLGVEDLEEDLRSGRLDGSDLFSWIGSMHSEAGDALREIYNRDDDVEIEIRTADGRMIKVFATDIRERYGRYFGRLGIFEDVTQDIKAAEELRRAKEAAEEAARSKAEFLANMSHEIRTPLNAIIGMSGLLLRTSVTPEQRSYVSAIESSGNALLEMLADILDLSKIEEGKLELDSSPFSIMECVETCVDILSVKASEKQIELVYLIDEDVPELVLGDVTRVRQVLVNLLENAIKFTERGEVFLRVSCQHMDEDLSELHFAVRDTGIGIPAEKMDRLFQTFSQVDSSITRRYGGTGLGLAISKHLVELMGGRIWAESVPGKGSTFHFTIKARVSEQPQDRGDLLEGCRALLIYRNDTARYVLKTVLLAHKIDVVDAPRLDESILKEKFDFVLVESSDINDIAKIKSALPGARILAITDLLKPTVSPDTPAIPKPVKHSQLISAMISTIMGESKETLAPEEFGRSDLRILVAEDNPVNLRVVLMMLSHLGYSADTAHNGLEVLRALEHRDYDLVLMDIQMPDMDGLEAARRIREMKGYERPRIVAITAYALEGDRERCIAAGMNDYISKPVTLEKLRAAIEREEDVLDPATLSGLRELQEPGEPDVVAELGAIFLSNAPSRIASMHEALEGSDPEALRRAAHSMKSASASIGALHLSRICAEIEALGREAKLDEVKGMMRALDAEFERVRRELERIAG
- the cobQ gene encoding cobyric acid synthase CobQ, translating into MTKYLIILGTTSHSGKSILVTALCRILKNRGLRVAPFKSQNMSLNSWVTSSGGEMGIAQAVQAWAAGLEPSVLMNPILLKPKGDRTSQVIIMGRPVADKSAAEYYKDIESLKGIVDSAIEELSRDYDYIIVEGAGGAAEINLFDRDIANIYVASRLRAPIILVGDIERGGVFASLYGTVKLLPPEIRDLVKGLVINKFRGDPTILQPGIKMLEDMTGIPVLGILPYLDVEIPSEDSVSLSDKRLSQKEDVPEIAIIRLPRISNFTDFEPLERHARVRYVDLRDDLGSPDAVIIPGTKNTVSDLAEMRRHGMDRRILALRNVPIIGICGGYQILGREIIDCGIEDICGSVPGLGLIDAVTRFDAYEKRTVQVIKEVTGDGPILGRIKGERVRGYEIHMGITESREVSAFGDDGAVTRDGMVIGTYLHGLFENENFRNAFLDYLYERRGLRRQEISSEDGFDVLAESVERHLDMKRILDMLELDASTIK
- the glp gene encoding gephyrin-like molybdotransferase Glp, translating into MFRKLSSVGYALEMLLDLCTPVDERERIPIEDACGRVLASDALSPEDLPSFNRAAMDGYAVRSHETRGASQSSPVRITEYARVRTGAALPEGFDAVSMLEDSFLRGNVLEVTAELTPYRNVSRIGEDVRAGDVVLGREHMLRPPDIALLGAVGIDEVEVFTRPRVAVIPTGDELVPRSCVPAPGEAREINSLMICSYVKLWGGEPQLSGVIPDDRDAIKEAIKSCLDADLILISGGTSVGERDYAPGVLEELGELMVHGIRLSPGRPTALGSISGTPVVCLPGYPVAALASLYLLVRPAVKRLAHLSDDVPRRDAKLLRKIPSRPGYITFARVSLRDGTADPVMISGAGILSSVARADGFVLVPEDLEGLDEGERVEVHIFE